The following are encoded together in the Jaculus jaculus isolate mJacJac1 chromosome 3, mJacJac1.mat.Y.cur, whole genome shotgun sequence genome:
- the LOC101601785 gene encoding LOW QUALITY PROTEIN: sialic acid-binding Ig-like lectin 10 (The sequence of the model RefSeq protein was modified relative to this genomic sequence to represent the inferred CDS: inserted 1 base in 1 codon) encodes MNGRWILVTSPVPSLTCFPDSPFCRTTREEADPQRLHLGGHCAQAFCGLGFADSRPSTKVPIGPHSLDVLWLLWLLLLLREDEGLIRDPGDSNCSLDISSAQKRDRGQYYFHLERGDVRYSYRESMLTVIVTVFHAWGLQTLISWFWDASRGPGQSFNTAEIQLLPCPEDHGTHLNCRMSFSRDSGTNVSTERTVQLSVAYLEPLGNISHVEVHQGEALQFLCTADSEPPATLSWVLEDRVLLWSRPXGSRTLRLELPEVKAGDSGRYTCQAERRLGSQQGTLALSVLYAPEDLRVTVFQANQTLLKTLRNDTSLPVLEGQSLRLVCVTHSNPPARLNWTWESQTLSPTLSADPGILDLPLVQWEHKGNFTCCAQNLLGVQSISLSISVHYPPRMPAPSCSWEAEGLLCSCSSRAWPTPSLHWQLGNSLLEGNSSNDSITVTSNTMGLWANSSLHLHRRLSTSFALSCVALNAHGAQSTTVLLLPGMAVCPASILAAVGVSAVVAVLFLGVCLFFCR; translated from the exons ATGAATGGGAGATGGATCCTTGTGACCTCACCTGTACCATCGCTCACCTGTTTCCCTGACAGCCCCTTTTGCAGGACCACCAGGGAAGAGGCTGACCCTCAGCGGCTCCATCTTG GCGGTCACTGTGCACAGGCCTTCTGTGGACTCGGCTTTGCAGACAGCAGACCCAGTACCAAGGTTCCAATAGGCCCCCATAGCCTTGATGTGCTGTGGCTGCTCTGGCTGCTGCTCCTGCTCCGGGAAGATGAGGGA CTCATCAGGGACCCTGGAGATAGCAATTGCTCCCTGGACATCTCCAGTGCccagaagagggacagaggacAGTACTATTTTCACCTTGAGAGGGGAGATGTGAGATACAGTTACAGAGAGTCTATGCTCACTGTGATTGTCACAG TGTTCCATGCCTGGGGCCTGCAAACCCTCATCTCCTGGTTCTGGGATGCCTCGAGGGGCCCAGGGCAAAGCTTCAACACTGCAGAGATTCAGCTCCTTCCCTGCCCCGAGGATCATGGCACCCACCTCAACTGCAGGATGTCATTCTCCAGGGATTCTGGGACTAATGTGTCCACAGAGAGGACCGTCCAGCTCAGTGTGGCCT acCTAGAGCCTCTAGGAAACATTTCACATGTGGAAGTCCATCAAGGCGAGGCCCTACAGTTCCTTTGTACTGCTGACAGCGAGCCCCCCGCCACCCTGAGCTGGGTCCTGGAGGACCGAGTTCTCCTGTGGTCCAGGC TTGGATCCAGAACCCTGAGGCTGGAGCTGCCTGAGGTGAAGGCTGGGGACTCAGGACGCTACACgtgccaagcagagagaaggctggGCTCCCAGCAGGGCACGCTGGCCCTCTCTGTGCTAT ATGCTCCAGAGGACCTGAGAGTGACAGTTTTCCAAGCAAATCAGACAT TGCTGAAAACCCTCAGGAATGACACATCCCTTCCAGTCTTGGAGGGCCAAAGCCTACGCCTGGTCTGTGTCACCCATAGCAaccctccagccaggctgaacTGGACCTGGGAGTCACAAACTCTGAGCCCCACCCTTTCTGCAGACCCTGGGATCCTTGATCTGCCTCTGGTCCAGTGGGAGCACAAAGGGAATTTCACCTGCTGTGCGCAGAACCTGCTGGGTGTCCAGAGCATCTCTCTGAGCATCTCTGTGCACT ACCCACCACGGATGCCAGCACCCTCCTGTTCCTGGGAGGCTGAGGGTCTACTCTGCAGCTGCTCCTCCAGAGCCTGGCCCACGCCCTCCCTGCACTGGCAGCTGGGGAACAGTCTGCTGGAGGGGAACAGCAGCAATGACTCCATCACAGTCACCTCCAACACCATGGGACTTTGGGCCAACAGCTCCCTGCACCTCCACAGGAGGCTCAGCACCAGCTTTGCGCTCAGCTGTGTGGCCCTGAATGCCCATGGAGCTCAGAGCACCACTGTGCTGCTCCTGCCAG GGATGGCAGTGTGTCCAGCATCCATTCTGGCTGCTGTGGGGGTATCTGCGGTGGTGGCCGTGTTGTTCCTGGGTGTCTGTCTTTTCTTCTGCAGATGA